The Streptomyces sp. NBC_00286 nucleotide sequence GCTCAGGGAGCGTGTAGACGGGCATGGTGGGTCGTCCCCTCCGAAGTTTTATTGCAAGTATCTTGCAAGTGCAGATTAACAGCAAGAGGAGTCAAGGGGAGGGGGCGGTGAGAAGGATTGGCGAGATCCAACAGTCCGCGCCGGTCTCGTCCTTGTGGGTAAAGCCGCCGTACCTCAGTGACCAGGGTCACGCCGCTCCGGGTGTACCAATCTCTCTTTGTATGGAGCGCACCAAGCGTGCGCTCCGTGGTTTGTCGAGCGCTGCTGGTGATCGGGCCGAGGGGGCTGGGATAGCGTCGCGGTGTTCGGAACCGCCCGCTCCCTCACCGCCGGAGTCCCCATGAGCACCGCTGCCGCCAACGCCCTCCCGGGCAAGGTCCTTGCCGACCTGCTCCCCGCGTCCCGCGTCCGCGACATCGCGCTCGTGGCCGGCGGCGCCGCGCTCACCGGGTTCGCCGCCCAGCTCGCCGTGCCCGTACCAGGCTCGCCGGTGCCGGTGACCGGGCAGACCTTCGCGGCCCTCCTCGTCGGCACCGCGCTCGGCGCGGGACGCGGCTTCCTGTCACTCGCTCTGTACGCGCTGGTCGGCCTGGCCGGCGTTCCCTGGTTCGCAGACGGCAGCCACGGCCTCTCCCCGACCTTCGGTTACATCGTCGGCATGATGCTCGCGGCCGCACTCGTCGGCGCCCTGGCCCGCCGCGGCGCCGACCGCTCGGTGGTGCGCATGGCCGGCACGATGCTGCTCGGTTCGGCCGTCATCTACGCGATCGGCGTCCCCTATCTCTCCGCCGCCACGATGTTGAGCCCCACGGAGGCTGTTGCCGCCGGGTTCACGCCCTTCCTTATAGGCGACGCGTTCAAGGCGGCGCTGGCGATGGGGCTGCTGCCTACCGCTTGGAAGTTCGTGAACCGGTAGGGGTGAGGAGACAGCCCAAGCCCCCGCGTCCGTAAAGGCCGCGGGGGCTTCTTGGGTTCCGGTCTCGTGTCACACACACCCGCCCGGATTGTGCTGTCGTGACTCCGCTCCCCCTCTTGAAGGAGGGGGGCTTCCAACCCGAGGGTTGCGGTCCAGCCCGAACCGGTCCCTTGCGGGACGCAAGGAAAATATCACAACCTAGAGGGAGGTTGGGGGTGTACCTGCATGTTCTGCGTCGTGAACCGGTACCGGCTCCTCGAACCCATCGGGCAGGGCGGCATGGGCCGTGTCTGGCGCGCGGCCGACGAACTGCTCGACCGCCCGGTCGCCGTGAAGGAACTGCGGCTCGACACCGCCGGAGCGGAGGAACTCGAGGTCCGGCGGGAGCGCGCGCTGCGCGAGGCCCGCGCCAGTGCCCGTATCGACCACCCCAATGTCGTACGGGTCTATGACGTGGCCGAGGAGGACGACCGGCTCTGGATCGTCATGGAACTCGTCGAGGCCCCCTCGCTGGCCCGGACCGTCGTCGAACACGGCCCGCTCGACGTACGCGAGACGGCCAGGATCGGCCTCGCCCTCGCCGAGGCGCTGCGCCCGGTGCACGCGGCCGGAGTCTTGCACCGCGACATCAAGCCCGGCAACGTGCTGCTCGAGCCGGGCGGCAGGGTCGTCCTCACCGACTTCGGGATCGCCGCCCTCCAGGACGCGCAGGGGCTGACGCAGGCCGGAGTCATCGTCGGCTCCCCCGAGTACATCCCGCCGGAACGTATCTCCGGCCGCCCACAGGGCCCGGCCTCCGACCTGTGGTCCCTCGGCGCCACGCTCTGCACCGCCCTCACCGGGCATTCCCCGTTCGAACGTGCCGGGACGCTCGCCACATTGGCCGCGGTGATGTACGAGGAGCCTCAACTTCCGCCCGACGATGGGCCGTTGACGCCGCTGCTGCGGAGGCTGCTGGCCCGGGATCCGGCGGCTCGGCCGGATGTGGGGGAGGTGGTGCGGTTCCTGGGGCGGGTGCTTGCGGCGCCACCCGCAGAGAAGGAGAGGGAGACGGGTGAGGAGAGCGACGGGCCTGAGTGGTTGCCGCGGCTGCTCACCGTGCTCGTTCTGGTGGCCGCCGCTGCTGTGGGCGTCGTCATGATCATCACGGCGGTACGCCCTGGTGGTGAGACGAAGCTGCCCGACACCAGCCCGGCGCCCACGGTCGCGGGCACCTCGCGTCCGCCGCCCTCACCCGGGGTGAGCCAGACCCCGTCGCCCTGACGTGGGGGTGCCTTCGACCGGCCCGACCCGAGGAGGCCCGGCCGAAACACGCGTGTCACACTCGGACCATGCGCGTGTACCTCGGCTCCGATCATGCCGGTTTTGAACTCAAGAACCACCTCGTCGAGTGGCTCAAGGCGGCCGGGCATGAGCCCGTCGACTGCGGGCCTCTCATCTACGACGCCCAGGACGACTACCCGCCGTTCTGCCTCCGCGCGGCCTCGCGTACCGCGGGGGACCCCGGATCGCTCGGCATTGTGATCGGGGGGTCGGGGAACGGGGAGCAGATCGCGGCGAACAAGGTGGCGGGGGTTCGGGCGGCGCTTGCCTGGAGCGAGGAGACTGCGGCGCTGGGGCGGCAGCACAACGATGCGAATGTGGTGGCTGTGGGGGCGCGGATGCACTCGCGGGACGAGGCGACGAAGTTCGTCGAGACGTTCTTGAACACGCCGTTCTCCGGCGACGAGCGGCATGTGCGGCGCATTGACATGCTGTCGGCGTATGAGACGGCGGGGGTCATGCCGGAGATTCCGGCGCACCACCCGCAGGGGTAAGGGGTTTTCATTCCCCAAGCCCGCCCCTTCCCGAAACCAAGGGGCTCCGCCCCTGGGACCCCTCTGGGGGCTGCGCCCCTTCAGGGGCGCGGGGCTGTGTCAATATGCGGCTCCGCCGCGTGGGCGCGACCGCCCACAACGCACCCGCAGCCGCGACACGCAGTGTCCCCACCACCCCCTGGCGGGGGCCTGGGGCGCAGCCCCCCACGCGGCGGAGCCGCAAATTGTTACAGCCGGGAAGGGGCGGGGTTGGGGAAGAATCCCGCCCCGACCGCAGGACGAACACGCACAGGAGGCCCCCGTGCCCGAAGGGCACACCATCCACCGCCTGGCCAAGGACTACCTCACCCGGTTCGGCGGCCGGACGGCCCACGTCACAAGCCCCCAGGGCAAGTTCACCGACGCCGCAGCCCTCCTGGACAGGACAGCGCTCACCACCGCCGAAGCCCACGGCAAACACCTCTTCCTACGGTTCGAAACCGACGCCTGGACCCACATCCACCTCGGCCTCTTCGGCAAGGTCACCCTCGGCGAAGCCCCCACACCCCCACCCACCGAAACCATCCGCCTACGCCTCACCAACGACACCGCGTACGCAGACCTCCGCGGCCCCACCACCTGCACCCTGATCACGGACACGGAAAAGCAGGCGATCCACGCCCGCCTGGGCCCGGACCCGCTGCGCGAGGACGCCGACCCGGCACAGGCGTACGCCCGCGTCTCCCGCAGCCGTACGACGATCGCCGCCCTCCTCATGGACCAGAAGGTCATCGCGGGCGTAGGCAACGTCTACCGCGCGGAAGTCCTCTTCCGGCACGGCATCGACCCGTACCGGCCGGGCAAGGACATCACCCCGGCCGAGTGGGAGGCGATGTGGACGGACCTCGTCACCCTCATGCGCCAGGGCGTCCGCAACAACCGCATCGACACGGTCCGCCCAGAACACGAGCCGGACGCGATGGGCCGCCCGCCGCGCAAGGACGACCACGGCGGCGAGGTCTACGTGTACCGCAGGGCCGATCTGCCCTGCCACATCTGTGGCGGCGAGATCCGCACCGCCGGTCTCGCCGCCCGCAACCTCTTCTGGTGCCCCACCTGCCAAAAGGCATAGGGAACTCCAGGTCGGCTCAGAAGCCGTGGGGCAGCCAGGGTGCGACGGCGGCGGAGAAGCCGAGCGACGCCTCCGCGAGCGCTCCCTGGCGCAGTTCCCGTACCCGCCCGGCCGCGGCGAGTGAGGCCAGGGACACGCCACCGAGATAGGCCGACCCCAGCTCCCGTACGGACAGGGCGAGATCGGCCGAGTCGGTGGTCCGCTCGCAGGACGCCCCCTTGGCGTCACCGGAGAGCCGCCAACGCCCCTCGTTCCAGGGGCAGAAGGCGTCCTCGACCTCGAACACGACGTCCACGGGCGCCTGATATGTACGTGCCTCGAGCGCGGCCCCGACATCGACGAGCCGTACGTACAGCGAGTCCCGCAGGTTGAGCGCGCACCGCCGGACGTCGGAGACGAGGTGCAGCAAGGCGTCGTCGACGGGCCGGTTGTACGTCTTCACCGTCGACGTCAGGTCGATGTCGAACAGGAACCGCCACAGCGCCACGTACGCGGCCGGGTCCAGCGCCTCCAGATCGCGCAGCTCGATCGTGCCCTTGGGGCCGGCGGTG carries:
- a CDS encoding biotin transporter BioY, producing the protein MSTAAANALPGKVLADLLPASRVRDIALVAGGAALTGFAAQLAVPVPGSPVPVTGQTFAALLVGTALGAGRGFLSLALYALVGLAGVPWFADGSHGLSPTFGYIVGMMLAAALVGALARRGADRSVVRMAGTMLLGSAVIYAIGVPYLSAATMLSPTEAVAAGFTPFLIGDAFKAALAMGLLPTAWKFVNR
- a CDS encoding serine/threonine-protein kinase, with translation MFCVVNRYRLLEPIGQGGMGRVWRAADELLDRPVAVKELRLDTAGAEELEVRRERALREARASARIDHPNVVRVYDVAEEDDRLWIVMELVEAPSLARTVVEHGPLDVRETARIGLALAEALRPVHAAGVLHRDIKPGNVLLEPGGRVVLTDFGIAALQDAQGLTQAGVIVGSPEYIPPERISGRPQGPASDLWSLGATLCTALTGHSPFERAGTLATLAAVMYEEPQLPPDDGPLTPLLRRLLARDPAARPDVGEVVRFLGRVLAAPPAEKERETGEESDGPEWLPRLLTVLVLVAAAAVGVVMIITAVRPGGETKLPDTSPAPTVAGTSRPPPSPGVSQTPSP
- a CDS encoding ribose-5-phosphate isomerase, translating into MRVYLGSDHAGFELKNHLVEWLKAAGHEPVDCGPLIYDAQDDYPPFCLRAASRTAGDPGSLGIVIGGSGNGEQIAANKVAGVRAALAWSEETAALGRQHNDANVVAVGARMHSRDEATKFVETFLNTPFSGDERHVRRIDMLSAYETAGVMPEIPAHHPQG
- a CDS encoding Fpg/Nei family DNA glycosylase, which encodes MPEGHTIHRLAKDYLTRFGGRTAHVTSPQGKFTDAAALLDRTALTTAEAHGKHLFLRFETDAWTHIHLGLFGKVTLGEAPTPPPTETIRLRLTNDTAYADLRGPTTCTLITDTEKQAIHARLGPDPLREDADPAQAYARVSRSRTTIAALLMDQKVIAGVGNVYRAEVLFRHGIDPYRPGKDITPAEWEAMWTDLVTLMRQGVRNNRIDTVRPEHEPDAMGRPPRKDDHGGEVYVYRRADLPCHICGGEIRTAGLAARNLFWCPTCQKA